One Oncorhynchus mykiss isolate Arlee chromosome 9, USDA_OmykA_1.1, whole genome shotgun sequence genomic window, tgccagtgactggaacgaattgcaaaaatcgcagaAGCTGGAGAATTATATTTccttcactaactttaaacattggctatctgagcagcaattgtaattactttgctactatggcctatttattgcctacttcCTCACACTGactattttttttctattgtgttgactgtacgcttgtttattccatgtgaaactgttcgttttgcactgctttgctttatcttggccaggtcgcagttgtaaatgagaacttgttctcaactggcctacctggttaaaggtgaaataaaatgtataaaatatcaCATTCATTCATATACAGGCTATCCTCTGTTTTGCCTACATGAAGTTGGTTCCGTTTTCAGTCATGTCTTTGGTCACATTCGCGcgggtcaaacaaaaacaccctaatTACTTGACAAAAGTAATCCACTCAAACGCACCCATTGTATCATTCCATGCTTGACAATAACACATTGTGTACGACAAATTTGCCACCCCTTCCTCCCACGACCACTCCACCACCGTGCCTACATTAGTTTAGATTCTAATGTCAATATGTACACCAATTACAACAATACCAATTGTGATATCATTCAATAGTGTCCCAAAAATAAAGTACTTGTTCAATGTTTGTATGTAATATTTGTTGATGCTGCTGATTGTGATTTGCCTTTCAGTTGAAATGTTTGAAACCTTTGTTGATACACATTAACTCCAACTGTAAAGTAGGCTACTACTTAGTAGTAAGTATATAGTCTACAATAGGTGAATAAGAAAACAATATTGTGAGGCTACTTGTTAATGTGGCATGGATTTAGACCTGTCTGAACACGGTTCGTTAACCAGGcttccttgggacatccctaccccagggtttcccaaactcagtcctcagGACCCCAAGGGTGCACGTTTtattttttgccctagcactacacaactgattaaaataatcaactaatcatcaagctttgaccATTTGAATAAGCCGTGTagtgttagagcaaaaaccaaaacgtgcaccccttggtgCCCCGAGGACAGAGTTTTAGAAACGCTGcaacccctaccctaaccattTTGAATGTCAACTTCAGTTGGGTAGAGATGTCCCAAAGATCCCAGATAGCAAGGACTGTCTGAACACTTAATCATGTCTGACTACattgtttggacacaccaactggAAACAAAGATGGCCGTCACCACAGAGCATCTTGTTTATTATCCATTATGTTCACTACACCCCCACATCAATGATATCTTTAGCGTCATTGGCACAGTACCTCCGACACTAGGCAGTAGTATTTCAAGAAAAATAGATACTTTCAGTTATCATCTGAAACAGAGGATTAAGTATTGCACCTCAATTAACCTGTGTGTTTAATATTCACAATTAAAAAATGCTCTCAAATACCTCAGAAATCAGCAAGTAAAATAGCATGCAAAGTTCTCCTTTTAAAAGCTTGCGATTTCAATCTTCATACCATTAATGTGCATTAAATAATTGTTTTACATAATATCTTTAATTTAATATTCATTTACAGATGCCATTCCACAGGGAGGAAATTTGGCCAGCAAATATCAGATCATCTCTCTCACATGCATGCTGCATACACTTCACCAATCACCTACTTCAAGCTTCATGTTGCCAATGACCAGTAACAAAATAAAAGTAACATATCAAATTGATGTTGTACCAATCAAAACGGCTTTTCTATGGCCATACCAACATCTAACTCCATATCTCTAATGCAATACTGTCACCGGGTGGGAGGGTTCTTTTCTTAAAAAAATGTAACCCAGATCAAATTCTCTGTTGTATTATTTCTGTTCCTCGTTAGACTTTGCCCCCTTGATGTCTTCGTAACATTGAATTGCTGTACTCATTCATAATACAATCCTATTGTCTTCATTCAAACTATAGCATTGATCCTAGTGTGCACATGGTTTGTTGCTTATCACCACGAGACAACTGTGCTTCTTCCAAAATATTGGAGGGACCAAACCTGACAGGGTAAACAGAACATAAAAGTGTAATTTGGATTATGAATGTAagaggctgcatttacacaggcagcccaattctgagattctaattggtcttttgactaaTCACATCAAAACTTTTCAGATCTGattgtcaaaagaccaattagatTAACAAAtattagaattgggctgcctgtgtacaCACAGCCGGAGTGGCATACACTTGCAGCAATGGATAAGTGAACCACCAAAGCACAACCACCGCCCACAGTACCCATAATGCCCTACAACTTTAGAGCTCATGACCAGCACTGTGAGGAGAAGGGAGGTCCTTGATGTCACAGTTCTGGATTAGATTGAAGTAAAAGACCACCAGTTCCTCGTAGTTCTTCTTAGAAATCCTCTCGTTAATACCATGGAACCTGAAAATGCAGAGGGAAAAGATAGAAAGATAAACTAAATTAAGTTGAGGTGTTCTCGTTTGTCGAATGCAGTACAGAGCATTGTTTAACCCCCCTTGTCGGCACACTGTGTGTATAGGGCTGACTTACATTTTATGGTTCAACCGTGGCACATGGCTAGATCATAAGACTGGAGTATTAGTCTCGTGATCAACAAAAGAACAGGGCCTTGTGTTCAAACAATCTTATGACTAGATCGTTATGACTACATTCAAAACCTTGCTTctggacaaactaaacaccttcttcccccgctttgaggacaacacagtgccaccgacgcagcccgctaccaaggactgtgtgctctccttctccgtggcagACGTGAATAAGACATTTatgcgtgttaaccctcgcaaggatgCAGAgcaagacggcatccctagcagcATCCTCAGAggatgcacagaccagctggctggagtgtttaaaaacatattcaatctctccctatccgtctgctgtccccacttgcttcaagatgtccaccattgttcctgtacccaagaaagtaaaaaggtaattgaactaaatgactattgttcCATAGAAATCACTTCtgttatcatgaagtgctttgagaggttagttaaggatcatatcacctctaccttacctgacaccctagactcacttcaatttgcttaacgccccaatagatccacaggcGATgaaatcgccatcgcactgccctatctcatctggacaagattaatacctatgtaagaatgcagttcattgactatagctcagcattcaacaccatactaccctccacgctcatcattaagctcgaggccctgggtctgaaccccgcccggtgcaactgggtcctggacttcctgacgggctgccccccaggtggtgaaggtaggaaacaacacctctactatgctgatcctcaacacaagggcccCAACAAGGGTGCttactcagccccctcctgtagtctctgttcacccatgactgcatagcCACTCACGCCTCcatctcaatcatcaagtttgcagacgaaacaacagtagtaggcctgattaccaacaatgccgagacagcctacagggaggtgagggccctgggagagtggtgccaggaaaataacctctcactcaacgtcaacaaaacaaaagaagcTGATTGCGGGCTTTagggaacagcagagggagcacgcccctatccacagaCGGGACCGTAGTGGggaagttcctcggcgtacacgtcACTGACCaactgaaatgatccacccacacagacagtgtggtgaataaggcgccatagcgcctcttcaacctcaggaagctgaagaaatttggcttggcccccaaaacttttacagatgcacaattgagagcatcccgtCAGGCTATATCACTGCcgggtacggcaactgcaccacccacaactgcagggctctccagagggtggtgcggtctgcccaacacatcacagaggccaaactgcctgccctccaggacacctacagcacccgatgtcacaggaaagccaaaaagatcatcaaggacatcaaccacccgagccacggcctgttcatccCACtctcatccagaaggcgaggtcagtacaggtgcatcaaagctgggactgagaaaAAAAAGACTAAAACAGACTTAAATAGCCATCATTGGCCGGCTTCGACCCAGTTACGCAAACCCTGCACCTTAAAGGCTGCTGCCCTAGAAacagacttggaatcactggccactttaataatgtttaaatactgctttactcatttcatatgtgtacactattctattctactgtattttagtcattgctcgatctaatatttatatatttcttaattccattcttttagatATATGTGTATTGTTGTGGATcgttgttagatactactgcactattggagctaaatacattttgatttgaacacaagcatttcgctacacccgctaaatatgtgtatgtgaccaataaaatgtgatttgaatagAGCTGGAGAGAGCTCTTCTACACAGAATATTTCCTTGTGGGTGTTATGGCTCACAGTTCTTCTGTTACAGTGTGTGTCCTACCTCTGGGCGTCCCCTGGTCTGAACCAGGTAGGAGCAAAGCGATAGATGTCCTTGGCCAGGTCAGTGTAGTGACGGCTGTCTGTGTTTCCGATGCAGATACCTGCACATTGGAATATGTAGTAGTAGGTCTCGACATAAAAATGCTAAAACATTTCATTAGCAGAAAACATTTTCAACATCATGGTGGGCAAACCAAACTAATACCATTCCCTCTCCACGTACCCCAATTTCTTACCAGGGGCAACAGTAACTTGTGGGAACTGGTCCAGCACAGTCTTCTTGATGATCTGGAACCCAAAGGATGTTTCATCGTAGGAGCTGACAGGCAAAGGGTCAAAGCCATCCACTAGCTCCATCTTAACCCTCTCATCTCCCACTGTGGACTGGATCAACTCCAAAACCTGAAGGGAGGACAAATACACTATCATTGTGAAAACTGTGAACAGTTTTCTTCAACTGTACTTCAAAGTTGCCAGCATGactaaattaaatacattttcaatgtTTTACTTTTGTGAGAGGACCATATGATTCTAGCTAAAATAATAGATAAGTAACATGAGTTTTTAATATAGCATGTGGTTGAACCATATAGATAGCAGTAGATTTGCAATGTCGCAGCACCATTCATTAGACCAGGGATTACCAAACAGATTCAGCCGCGGGACAATTTTCCTTGAGCAGATGGtcaggaacataattacaaataatttgtagactgcaaattgccCGCAAacataatatttgactaaaacaataaTTTAAAATATTTATTACTCAGAAAACTTGGGGTGCCAAATAAAAATCACCCATTGGCCAATTTGGTCCGTGGGTCACCAGTTGGGGAACCTGGCTTTAGACAGAGCTTGCAGTAAATACTAATCCCCACCTCTTGTAGTGACTGTGCGGAATGTATCCGCAGATTCACATAGGCCTCAGCTTGGGAAGGAAGAATGTTAACCTGTGAAGAAAGAAAACAAATGTATGTAATTAAAAAGGACTCCCCAGAGGAAGTTGCCGCCACTATTTCAATGTAATTTCCTGTCCTAGAGATGTAATACACATTTAGGTTCCACAACTAAAGTATGACAAAGGCTACTTATACATATTCACGAATTGGGTGTGGGAATTTCCACTTGGACTTGATAAACATCAACCAACAGGGCACCGACAGCAGTACAGTTAGCatgctaaccttatctagctaGTTAATGTTATCCGTTGTTGCCACTTATTTTTTTACTACACAGTATTCAAAAGATTAGCTAGCTGGCTCTATGGCTGGTTCTGGAACTGGATTTGTCATAAGCACTGATTTACGGAAAACTTTGCCGcagatggaaaccactggacGCAAAtccaacatagaaatagaaaataatAAGATGAAGCTCCGGTAATACGGATAACTATTGAAAGATAGCTGGTATGCATTTTTCTACATTTGGAATGGAAACGATGCAACCTCTGGTAGGCTGCTGACAGGCTTTGGCTGTGGTACAGAAAAGCAAAGTCAGCCAGTGTTCAGGCTTCTCACAGGGGAAGTGAAGAACTATAAGTTCCTTTGCAGGTGCCTTTTCATTATCTGGATAGACACTTGTGGTTTCTGGCCATTGTCTTTCAGCTCGGAAAAGTGATTTCTACTAGTGCGGGCATTTAACAGACAACTTTATGCACAATATATAATTTATCATGACTAGATATTGTACCTTAACTCCTGAGTTGAACATAGTGATTGCAGTTGTGGTTCTCACAAAAGCATTTGTATCAGGTCTTCTTTCCATTACTCTGTAGCACAAATAAAAGCTGTTAATTAGGTTTCAGAATTAAATCAACACCATAAATTCCCACAACATGAGGTATGTTTATTTTATAAGAGTATAAATCTGCATgtaattcaaataatcaaagatgGAACAAGCCAGTGAAATTCAGAGTGGAAAATTACCTTCCAAGGAGTGGGGAGAACAGCCACATATTCGACATGACAAATTTGAGTGGGAGCCTAAACTGTGAGAAAGAaagtgataaaaaaaatatttttttactgaCAAATAGATGTAATTTGATGGAACTTTCCCTTTAACACTCTATAGCACTTATAGGATGTCTGAGGCTAGAAACACAGCATTACCTTGTGAGCCAGGTGTTCAAAGGTCCCACGTTCAGGGCCTTCACCAAACAACCTAGGCATTGGGTTATCCTCCAATCTGACGAAACAGATCACGTGTGCTTAGACTTAGAGAACGTGGGCTTAGGGTCACAAAGATTCCTCCCTTTACTGAGTTTCCTAATATTATTAACTGAAAAGGTCCTAAGAGGGAACTTGGACCTTGCAAAATGTCTCATGCTCTATATACTGAGTACATCAaagattaggaacaccttcctaatattaagttgcgcgcacacccccaccccccaccctcaGAAGAGCCTCAATTCGTAGAGGCATTGTCTCTACaatgtgttgaaagcgttccacagggatgctggaccatgttgactccaatgcttcccgcagttgtgtgaagttggctggtggaccattcttgatacatacaggaaattgttgagcgtgaaaaacccaacagttcttgacacaaaccgatgcacatggcacctactaccataacccgttcaaagggacttaaatatttatttaacatgacatcaataagggataaaaGCTTTAACCTGGATttccctggtcagtctatgtcatggaaagagcagttcttaaatgttttgtatactcagtgtatgttcaTGGCTGACCATGCAAGGAACATGGAATTCCCTTTGATTGCACAGTACCTGTAGTTGTTAAGCAATGGCTACACACAGTAGATCCATCTAGCCAATTCCCAGCCATACCTGTGACGATTCATTAATCCCCTCTTACCTTTTGACTGCTCCTGCCAGGATGCCTATGCTGCTCTCACTGGGAGGCATGGAGGAGTGACCCGGGGCCTTGGAAACGCTCAGCTTCACCGTAGCCAGCCCCTTCTCACTGATCCCAatcctgacatacacacacaggcaaatcaaataaaaatctaatattatttgtcacagtgaaatgcttacttacagttgaagtcggaagttcacatacacttaggttggagtttttcaaccactccataaaaCTACAGTTTTGACAAGtcagttaggatatctactttgtgcatgacacaagtaattttccaacaattgtttacagacagattatttcactgtatcacaattccagtgggtcagaagtttacatacactaagttgactgtgcctttaaacagcttggaaaattccagaaaatgatgtcatggctttagaagctgctgataggctaactgacatcagttgagtcaattggaggtgtacctgtggatgtatttccaggcctaccttcaaactcagtgcctctttgcttggcatcatgggaaaatctaaagaaatcagccaagacctcagaaaaaaaattgtagacctccacaagtctgcttcatccttgggagtaatgtctaaatgcctgaaggtaccacgttcatctgtacaaacaatagtatgcaagtataaacaccatgggtgtCATACTgcagtcataccactcaggaaaaATATGCGTTTTGTCTACTTGAGATGAACATACTTTcgtgtgaaaagtgaaaatcaatcccagaacaacagcaaaggaccttgtgaagatgctggaggaaacaggtacaaaagtatatatatctacagtaaaacgagtcctatagatataacctgaaaggccgctcagcaaggaagaagctaccactccaaaaccgccataaaaaagccagactacggtttgcaactgcacatggggaaaaataatatactttttggagaaatgtcctctggtctgatgaaacaataatagaactgtttggccatcgtcctgtttg contains:
- the LOC110532451 gene encoding N-fatty-acyl-amino acid synthase/hydrolase PM20D1.2, yielding MTERSAKLNILKFVKIVSFSLLLVILAFFVAATVRTLTFDVNAGLQLAHWEKTNNIASDINQHQREELLSNFRDAIRIPTVSTTETQLNTTALREFDGLLRKAFPTVFSSHLVQHEVVANYSHLFWVPGSDLALVPYMLLAHIDVVPAEERDGWEAPPFSAKEIDGFIYGRGTIDNKQSVMGILQALEYLLIRGYSPRRGFFIGLGHDEEVSGFQGAMNIVRVLKKKGVQLAFVLDEGLAVLDGVISGLQGPAALIGISEKGLATVKLSVSKAPGHSSMPPSESSIGILAGAVKRLEDNPMPRLFGEGPERGTFEHLAHKFRLPLKFVMSNMWLFSPLLGRVMERRPDTNAFVRTTTAITMFNSGVKVNILPSQAEAYVNLRIHSAQSLQEVLELIQSTVGDERVKMELVDGFDPLPVSSYDETSFGFQIIKKTVLDQFPQVTVAPGICIGNTDSRHYTDLAKDIYRFAPTWFRPGDAQRFHGINERISKKNYEELVVFYFNLIQNCDIKDLPSPHSAGHEL